Proteins from a genomic interval of Heteronotia binoei isolate CCM8104 ecotype False Entrance Well chromosome 5, APGP_CSIRO_Hbin_v1, whole genome shotgun sequence:
- the LOC132570921 gene encoding zinc finger protein OZF-like → MGILKVPLVDAPVVGLHSGAVLSEDGDNILKDPVDRKNETVLERSHEAASLAIRASAVLPNFTRAIVIWADNLLRHLELDPLALKRSLLKTKRAAQFAVDASQDRVRFAARSQAADVVELPHALQTHQRTHTREKPFECSVCGKRFNRSGNLQEHQRTHTGEKPFECSECGKRFSRSGSLREHQRTHTGEKPFECSECGKRFSTSGSLRYHQKTHTGEKTFECSVCGKRFSRSGSLQYHQRTHIGEKPFECSECGKILISSGSLQYHQRTHTGEKPFECSVCGKRFSRSGNLQQHQRVHTGEKPFECSVCGKRFSQSGHVQQHQRTHTGEKPFECSECGKRFSTSANLQKHQRTHTGEKPFECSECGKRFSESGHLQRHQRTHTGEKPFECSVCGKRFNCSGSLQKHQRTHTGEKPFECSECGNRFSRSGSLRYHQRTHTGEKPFECSECGKRFSRSGSLQAHQRTHTGEKPFECLGCGKTFCQSSHLQTHQRTHIEENPFE, encoded by the exons ATGGGAATCTTAAAGGTTCCGCTGGTGGATGCTCCAGTCGTGGGATTGCATTCAGGAGCGGTCTTATCAGAGGATGGAGACAACATCCTCAAGGATCCAGTGGATAGAAAAAATGAAACTGTACTCGAAAGATCACATGAGGCAGCATCCTTAGCTATCAGAGCCTCTGCGGTGCTTCCTAATTTTACTAGGGCCATTGTCATCTGGGCAGACAACTTGTTGCGACATCTGGAATTGGACCCTCTTGCCTTAAAGAGATCTCTTTTGAAGACTAAGAGGGCGGCCCAGTTTGCTGTCGATGCCTCCCAGGACAGAGTGCGATTTGCTGCCAGATCACAAGCTGCTGATGTAGTAGAACTTCCTCACGCTTTACAG acgcatcagagaacccacacaagagagaagccttttgagtgctcagtgtgtggaaaaagattcaatcggagtggcaatcttcaagagcatcagaggacacacacaggggagaagccttttgaatgctccgagtgtggaaagagattcagtcggagtggcagtcttcgagagcatcagagaacccacacaggtgagaagccttttgaatgctctgagtgtggaaagagatttagtacgagtggcagtcttcGGTATCACCAGaagacccacacaggagagaagacttttgaatgctcagtgtgtgggaaaagattcagtcggagtggcagtcttcaatatcatcagagaacccacataggggagaagccttttgaatgctcggagtgtggaaagataCTTATttcgagtggcagtcttcagtatcatcagagaacccacacaggggagaagccttttgaatgctcagtgtgtggaaagagattcagtcggagtggcaatcttcaacagcatcagagagtccatacaggagagaagccttttgaatgctcagtgtgtggaaagagattcagtcagagtggccatgttcaacagcatcagagaacccacacaggggagaaaccttttgagtgctcagagtgtggaaagagatttagtacgagtgccaatcttcaaaagcatcagagaacccacacaggagagaagccatttgaatgctcagagtgtggaaagagattcagtgagagtggccatcttcaaaggcatcagagaacccacacaggagagaagccttttgaatgctcagtgtgtggaaagagattcaattgtagtggcagtcttcaaaagcatcagagaacccacacaggggagaaaccttttgagtgctcagagtgtggaaacagattcagtcggagtggcagtcttcgaTATCATCAGaggacacacacaggggagaagccttttgaatgctccgagtgtggaaagagattcagtcggagtggcagtcttcaagcgcatcagagaacccacacaggtgagaagccttttgaatgcttggga tgtggaaagacattctgtcagagtagccatcttcaaacACATCAGAGGACCCACATAGAGGAGAATCCTTTTGAATAA